The following is a genomic window from Triplophysa dalaica isolate WHDGS20190420 chromosome 22, ASM1584641v1, whole genome shotgun sequence.
ATGCGTTTATTCAATTTGGCTTCTATCTGTTCTCTGTGATTTATAAAACTGATCGGAGGTGATTTGAGCTGCGGCGCAAATGTtgcataaatacacacacacaaaataaacaatgcaCTGAGTTCCAGAATATTGTGCCTGCAaataagggatagttcacacccCAAAAATTAAGTTCTggcatcatttacccacccttaAAATGTTctctatgtatatatatttatgtgtttatttgttttgctaaatacaaaaatatatattttgtagaatgtggCAAACAGATTGTTCTTGGGCAccagaatatataaaaaaaatatatatttttgtgtttagcaaaacaaatatacacatttatatatatatatatatatatatatatttatatatacatagagagcaagagagagagagaagatatatatttatatatatatacaggtttggaacaactgaaAGGGTGAGAAAAGGATGATtgagttttaatttttgggaaagtatccctttaaaaagtgttcatttgacagatttttcactTTTCTCAGCCAATATTAATGAATGAGAtaaattgaatgaatgaaatgatatatcatgtaattcatttaaatttaaaccatttaaatacaTCTCTAGCCATAATTTCATAGCATTGTTAATTGTTAACAGACACCCGGCGGTCAATGATTCATGCACAGTTCAAGAACCGCTACTTCAGAGTGAACGTTGACATTGTAAATGAACCATTAGCAAAATACATGATGTTTGCTCAAGTCTTGTGCTTTCTCAGAACGCTGAAGGCATATGGAACTTAAAGGTCAAACGTGGATGAGCCATCAAATTATCACGGTTCCTCGTGTTCTTTTCTGCCAAAGACACTTGTACATCTCTGCCCAGACTGTCATTTGCGAAAGCCTCTTAAACAACATCTATGTTTTATAAAGACAACTCCAAACCCTCCGTTCGATCAAATTAAGCATCACTTCAACTTGTTTTCCATAACAGTGAGTTACAACAAGACATCTGGGAAGGAAAATAAACCCTCTTTAACAATCCCAAATAACCATCCAtccctgcaaaaaaaaaaaaaaacactcacgcCTCAATTGCACGGGTCACTAACACGAGGGGCCACTTTTGTCGCAAGAGCCCTCGTTGGTTGTGTTCCTCCTCCCTGCTCAATGGAGCAAATGTTGAGGGCCCTTCAGCTCCGTTCACTATGCAGGATCCTTGGCCAAAAACCGGCCATAAATATTTATGGAGTGCCAAAGCTTTGCCAACCTGAAGATGGGGGGACAACATCAAAGAGGTGGAAAAGCACGGTTGTCCGGTGAGGATTGACGTCAAGGCCTGCTGTCAAAAACTCATTTTGACACGGGCGGGTGGAATGTCCTTGTGCCAAACTGCAGACCAGTTTATGATAATCCCTATAAATTATAATGCACTCCACAGACGTTAAAAACCGTGATTGGTGCTAAATGAAATGGGCTGTGACTATCAGGTCAGAGCGAGATGGATCTGTTCTGCTAGCTTTTTCTCCATTAGAGAAGTTTCTTGTCTTTTTAAACAGCGTCGACTGCAGCGTGATGCTTTCTACAAGTGATTTCCATCCCTGTTCCTGGAGGACCTCCAGGATTAAACATGTCGGATGTCTCCTTagccaaacacacctgattcaactCATCAGCTCATTAGCTTAGCTTCAAGACCTGAAATGGGAACGTCAGCTAAGGGAGACATCCAAAATATACTGCTGGAGATCCTCCAGGAAACCACTAGGAAGCAGAGACTGTATTTTTCGGGGCACTGCGTTCTTTCAAACTAGTTTTATTGAGAAGTGAAACACGTGAAGCTGGATGGTTTAAAGTTCAACACACCCATATCCCAGTTTAATGCACAGAGCCATCTGTAAGCAAGGCACTCGTGTTGAATTCCCCCAAAAATGTGCAAACACATTGAAAATTGCTGTTTGAATGCCAAACTGACTTGACGCATCACCCATGGCAAGTGTTTCAGGCGGGACATCTGTCTGTGGACCAATGGAGTAAGACATTTCTGCAATTTCATTTGGTGCTGCAGAAATGCGATGCTTAACAGTGTATTTAGAAAATGAACATAAGTTTACAACTTGTTCCTTGGCGGAAAAtggtttattcttttttttgtgatcaGCAGGCAGAACTTAATCGTGTTTGTTTCTCCCTTCGAGTTTATTTCACTAGTTTTGAGCCCGTTCTGAACCGCTAACTAGATTTGTAGCAAAACCGTTAATCTCCGTCTCGCATCTTTGTCTGTTGGGAGGATTAGTGCATTTTCATTATGCGGAGAGGTCAAAGGTACTGTTCAACACCATTTGTTAACTAAAATTTGTTGAGTCTAATGATGATTAATGCCCTTGTTGTAGGCTTACCACTGTTGTACTAAAGCAAacttatttctctttttttccccaCAAAAGCAATTAGAGCAATTTAAAATCCATGGAACACATCACGGTCTGACAGGTTAAGCTTTTAATGCAAATGTGACGGCAACGCAATGTACGAAACGCCAAAACGGGACGACGCTGGCCTAATTGCTCGCAACTAAAAGATTAATATTGAATGAGCAGCCTTCAGAAACATGGCCGGTGATTTCAGCACCTCTATTTCTGCACATACACACGATAGTCCCAATGGGCCTGACAGTCTGATGGCCTTATAACATCCTGTTTATTGCGAGTAGAAGatatatgatttataagctCACAAAGTTACATGTAAAGATGTTGCAGCTGCAATAGGGTCATTTTCTTGATGCAGTACATTTTCACGTCCCCATCAAATGTCTTGATATACTGggattaataaaatattaatctcacataaaaaaataattcgTTTTCTTTTATCACTGCTTCACAATTAAGTGACCGAGatgattttaaagttatttcacTAGTGGGGTTTGGACAGATTTTTGTCCTGACTTTATGCGAAACAAACAGAGATTTATAAAGGaatattgtttgtttctttaaaatagaaaaacaacatctaaacaaaatgctgtaacactttaaaataaggttGTACTTGTTAACATTactaaaatctaaaatcaatAAGCAATGGTCTTTTCAGGATTTTTTACTAACTAACaaactttgttaatgttagttaatgcagaTATAATTGTTAATTTTAGTTCATTGGGCATTAACTGATGGTAAAAATGACAAGTAgtggtataaataaataaacataaactaagattaataaTTGCAGTAAAAGTATTGCATATTGTTAGTTCGTGTGAGCCTTTTTTTGCTATAAGACTTCTTAAGaaccttaaaatgttaaaacgtTCTAAACCCTGGTTTCCAACCCTTTGGAAACAAGGCCATCTGAAGGGATGGGATAATATAGGGGGATACTTGttgtagttgacaaataaacttcaCGTGTCCTATGGTATAACAGCAAACTGTTTATTCCATGGTTTTATATAATTACTATAAATACTATTATATACAACAGCATAAGAAAGATATATCTTCattgttcgtttttttttacatttttgccgTCACACCACAGGACAAAATTGCACATTAGTctatctatattatatatatatatatatgtaacatatttttaacaatataaacatgtgATGCTATAAACttctaaatatttgtaatgactttattaaatgtttcacagttatatgaaatgtaatattttttgcttttttcatgGACGTATtatgaaaaaatgcatttaactgtttattttatttgttatctaatgcattaactaattatTAAGTCAAGAACAAatgcaaccttattgtaaagtgtgaCCCAAAATGTTCCAAAATAATCATgttcaaaaattatgtttgttattgtgcattccaattaatatcaatcacactgcagtgtattttttttaatttagaccacataaaaaaactaaatacacctacaaaatcaaaaacatgataacataataaaaaacatgatttttgcaaTATTAAGAAAACAGAGTTacctcattttggaaccaaactcttcaaatatatttttataaagacatgaaTCGTTGTTTTACTATAGTTTTATATGTTGTCTATAGCTTCAAATTACCCATAAAGTCACTTTTAGTACGGAAACAAACAACAGATCAAACTTCAATACATATCAGCTGTGgatttttataaattgtgatGTTTGGGATCTTTCTCCAAAACACGCATGTGGATACAATATTATGAAAGCTGGTTAAATTCAAGTCAACACCTTTACTTACATTATCTCTCAAACTGTTGCTCTTTTTCATCCAGTTAAGCATATTTTCttgctatttttttaaataatcaagcTACATTTAATCAACCTTGTGTTCGTTTTTGTAATGTATAAAAATACTTGTGTACAACATGACCATAATTATGTCTTCATATATCACTGAGTTCAAACAGAACTGCATAACAAGAATGAATATAATAAAGACCTATAAcctataatatacagtatgttaatcATCTATTCCTCTATGAGAGAAGGAACATCAGTGGCCAACACATCACTGACAACTAAATGAGATATATCGGGAAGCCTCATCCCCGAAATAACTGAATTCAAGGGGCAGCTCATCCTCAGTCGAGCCTTTATTAGTGCCGTCGATAAAGGCCCTTTGCCGTTCCAAATCGATTGAAGAAGACATTAGATCTTGGCATTATATTTTACGATGAAAGATGTCCAAATGGTATGTCAGTTTAACAGAGAGCCGCTCTCAAGGTGAGGTCACGGGACAATCTCTCTTAGCAGTCTCTTCTACACCTATATTCTATTTGTGATTCGCAACAGAGGCGATGTAAGGCATCAGAAGAACACTGGTTTTCCAGACAGGAGCAATCTGAACTGTGTGTTTGAATCTAGTCTGTTGGCTTGATGTGAAAAGCCCGTAAATCAGGTGCGCGCGCAGAATACCAAATCACCGGAGAGAGAATAGAAGTCATCAATCACGGGTGACGTGCGCTTTGCTGCACGGGAGGGAAGCCAAACCACATTAGTGTTGATGCAGCAATGCTGTGGTGTGGAGGACAGCGGGGGGAAACGGAGGAAAACAAATCGGAATTATAGATTATTAATGGAAAATATTACCGAAACGGGTCAGCTCAGATTTTCCAGCAGGAAAAGCACAAACTGCTGTAGCTACCGGCTTCAAGTCATCAGATGTTACTAAGTCTTCTCTTATTTCTTCATTTAAGCCTTCTTAAGATCCTCAAACTCTCTAAACCGGAGATCTGTAAACATGGGTGACCATAAGGGATGAAATAATATAGGTGGTTACATACTCTATAAAAAATAgacatgtttatattaatatattattatatttatttatattttatcttgtATGAAACGTTTTCCACCTTATTTTATggatgtattattaaaaaaatatatatatatatacacatttataaaaaagtcGACTCAGACTTCACAAGGGCTAACAGGTGCCCATGTGTACCATGTTGGAGACCACTGCACTAAACCATTCACATTACAACTATCCTCTTGAGACGATTAGACAAGagaaaaaacagtattttatttcatttcttattattatttattttttgtatacatATTGTGAAGACATGTCATCACACAAAAGTTCAAACAAATGATTGCATATGGGACGTACTGCAGGGATTTACACGTATGAAAAAAGTTTGTTTCTTGACTTGAAGCCACAAATGGAAAACATGCCAATCTCCTGGAATGTGATGTGCACCTATGATCTCTCCAAAAGCGCTTTGAGGCGGCACATCAGAGAGCGGACAGGGACCTGTGCGGAGAGGTCAGTATAGCTGTCAGAATGTcattttgtctctctctctgtgttcttgCCTCCTTTATTGTCTTCACTTCCTGTGAGTTGATTTGACTTACCTGTTTGCCTGTCCAGCATCATGCCAATCGGTCTGCCGGCCTGTCTACCTGCCTTTCTTGTTTCCCCCAAGCCTGTCCCACTTGCCACCAGCACATTCGCCCCTATCATGGCTCTGCCAGAGGCGCCGTCTGCCTCTAATGACACCTTCCTGCACTACTGACAGGTTTCGCACCCCTGGAGAATAAATGTAGCGGCTACCCTTTGGGACAACAACGAAGGCATGTAAATATAGCAAACCTGTACAAACCACAGACAAAACCGTCTCCTTAAACAGCTTCAATTGACCCCTGCTGTCAACACTCACACGTGTCAGCAGAACCCTGACTGATAGACTGAGGAAtctgtgttttgtacatttatttctacTGCAGAATCTCTTGtagaatgaaagaaaatgtgagaAAGATGAGTCAAGTGGAGAGGAAGAGTGTAAAGCGAAGAGGGTGAGAAAtagaaataaagcaaaacatagAGAAGTAAAAAAAGGCTCTTGGAAGTGGGGATGTCTTTGACAACGTTCTCTTTGCCTCGGGAAGATCTTGAGGAACAGAAGAGAGGAAACAGAGGAAAGAACCATCACTGTTTCTCTTTCACTCAAACGGAGCATGGATCAAACAGTGCTCAGAGAAGCAGTGATTCAGAATTAGAAGGATGCTAAAAAGGTTTTCTTTACTAGCGGGATGCGTTTGACGCTCCTCAAAGACTATTCCATTTTAGTTTTGTGAGAAGTTCAGCACACACGATGTTGGACTGAAGAATGAGGATTGGTAGtttgaaagaaagtcaaaactacacaaaaaatataaaaacatcagtATTTCAACAGTGTTTGTCTCTGTTGAATAGAATACTGCCTCAGTTCAGTAGTCAGGCAATATTTGACTGATGTCTGTCGAGCTTTTATATGCGCATGCACACTTATGGTGCAGCTTTGTGTGAAcgagaaaatgcacttttttgttGAAATGCAATTTGCAGTTGTAAGAATGCAGTAGTGTATGTGTACAATTATCTATTCTGTGGATTAGACCTAGTAGTTTGAAAGCAGGcatttttttcccaaattttGACTTTTTCATGCgtataatttgtttaatttttcaatttatagctaataaataaacagcctaagatataaataaacatatatcgctgctgtccttctgaaccGTTGTATCTTcatgttttgtcatttcagattttttgatATAAATCATATAGTCACCTTTCATGTTTGTcacttggttttgcaaatatctaacagataaaaagtattaaaaagagcttgtcaacatttaaaaagtacagtgtttctTCTGTTTCCAGAAAAACTGTTAATTTAGACAGCAACAACATATAAAGCAATATATCTTacacatttgcaaaaataaactgtaccatgtgttctacggtgtgacagCAAACATTTAGAAGACAAACTGTTAatgatatattataatataataaatattattatatttatatgtataatatataacagcataagagagatttatcttcattataatattttttgctgtCATACTATAGGACAAATGTACTATTCATTTGTCaactataatataaaataagatttaaGTTTGCTtgatttcttttgtatttatgttaatatttcttgtatttacagtatgtttttgtatttatttgttatgtaaTTGAACTATCATTTTGCGCCAAGAATCATTAAACAACATACAGGTATTggtatttgatatttaaatttTGGTTACCTAACAAACCAATACCAAGGGACCAAGTGACGAAACCGTGTAATTACCGCTACATCATTTCCAAAGGAGCCCAAATGAAGCATCAAGTCTGACAAAGCACAAATACTATAAAATGTCCTATCAACTTCAGGAAAGTGCCTAACAGGTAGAGGAAGGCATTTAAGTTGACATGTCAATGTACAAACGCATCGTGTCAAACCACAGCACAAAAAATAATCTTGTCTCTCAAATTGCTTGTACTCATGTCACCAGTACTGCTCTAAATTAGACTATCACACAAAAAATCAGAATTAACAAGACTAATAGTAAGTTAATTAACACCTCGTCGAGAGGTTAAACAAACCACATACTGTGCCAAAAACATCTCAACACATATCCCTGCCAAAAACATATCCCTCCCACACATACACTTCTATCCAAACAAATACGATGCCCCATAAAGGGCATCAAAACACAGCACATGCAACAATTTCCATAAAAGCAGTTGAAGAATTTAGCAAAATAAACTTATAGCAGACGAAAAATGCAGATGTGGAGTCATACCTCACATTCTCTAGAGCCGGAGATGGTGTAGGTGCAAGGTCCGGTACCGTTGACCAGCACGTCCGTGGACTCAGAGTTATTAGGCTTGTAGTCCACATAGTACTCCTGCAAGGGCGTGCTGAGCGTGTGTTCCGTCTCCCGTGACTTTTTTCGACGTTTGCGAGCTGCAGCCGAGTTTTCCTGCAGCTGCTTAACACTGCTGGGGTAACGCTTCCAGGAGACGTAAATTACCAAGAGTATCATGGCTACTGACAGGAAGAGGGCAACGCTGCCTGCCACTATCTTGTGGAAGGAAACTGGCTCGAAGTCTTGCTCGGGAGGTGGGACAGCAGGCTGAGAAGGCGCTGAGGAGGTTGCGTCTTTCAAGGAAGTGCCTTGGCCCCTTCTACTATCTCTGGCTTTGAGTGTCGGGACAAAAGAGCTGGCTGGCGTTTGGGCGAAGGCGACGAATGGGACGGAGGGAATGATGACCGTCGATGCCGTAGCAGAGGTAATCCTGCAAACTCCACTGGCGTCGACGGCGTCCATAACCTTTTCACCTTGAACTTCTTTTGGCGATGCACATATCATATTGATCTCCTTGTTTCCACGGAAGGTTCGTAGCCAGGCTGCTAGAGGACACACGACCGCTCCACAGTCCCACATGTTTCCAGCCAGACTTATAGTGGTGAGAGAGGCCCAGGCATCCACGACCTCTTGAGACACATTGATAAGCTTGTTTGAATCCAGGTTGAGCGTCTGCAGGTTGGGAATGGCCCGGTACACCTCTGCATCTATCTCCTGGAGGTCATTTCCTGTAAGGTCCAGTTTCTGCAACGACGTCCAAATCCACGTAAGGCCTTCGCTCATGGTCCGGATGCGGTTCCACTGCAGGTAAAGAGCACGTAGATTAGAGAAGCGAGGAAAGTTGAAGAAGTTGATTTTGGAGAACTGGTTATGCTCGATATGCAGCTCCGTCAGCTTGGTCAGGCCCGACATTGAATTACGGGTGATGCTGCGGAGGCGATTGTAGCCGAGGTCGAGGAACTCCAGATTACGGCAGTCCTGAAAAAGGCGAGAGGGGAGGTTCTTAAGGGAGTTGGATCGGAGATGCAAACTCAGCAGCTTGCGTAGTCCTTGGAACTGACCCGGCTGTAGAGCTTGTAGCTTGTTATAAGAGAGATCCAGGTTTCTCAAATTTGGTACCAGGTGAAAAGTGGTGTTATGAAGCAGCGTGATCTTGTTAGAACTCAATATCAGCTCTTTAAGTCTCCGTATGCCTTGGAAGGCGCGGGCATCCACGTTGGCAATATAGTTGTGGTCCAGGTACAGCCAAATGAGCTGGTTGAGGCCAACAAATTGGCTGGCTTTTAAGCTTGCCAAGCTGTTATATCGCAGGGATAGGCCCTGACAGCCACCGGAGAGGTTTTTAGGGACATCGCGGAATGCGCTGGACTCACAGTATACGATCTTGCCATCGCATCGGCAACTTCGAGGGCAAGGACGATCACCGAAGCAGGGGGTGGCGGAGAACCATGCCTGCATTAGCAGTGGCACCATAAACCAGCGGTGCCTCATGGCAAAGCCTGGAATGGACAAGAAAAGCTAAATTAAGTAAACACTTCGTAAACGAACAACATAAGCTCATGAACTCATCTGATAAAATTTGAAACCAGTAGGTTcccccaaaaaggaaaattctgttgtgCGATACCAGCATTATAGATGTGAAATCCTAGAGAATCTTATTATTACAAATACATTGATCaacctgtttatattttaccaaaCCCCTGTTGAGTTTAAACattagaaaaatatcagtctataaatatttttttgttatggaTGTAATATTGTTTTTGAGATACTATAtacttaaaatgattaaaatgcacaaaccagaagcaatgaAATCCAATAAAAGATTAAGTAATGTGCcttcatagaacataaaaagtcattatattttagttttcatttatttacatcattGTCCATTCATTACGGAGTAGACACATTTGCAAGCTGCACTTACAGTACCTGTCTATGGAAAATTATAGAAATCTTACgtgtgctttaaaaactttaaaagagGCCTCACATAGGTATTTAAACCGACAAATATTAAAATCGTAGCTatcagtatggtgaaaacctttTGTAAAAACCTTCCCAATCCAACTCACAGTTTCGAACTCTATGAATTGTATTCTTCCATAGACCAGAAAAGCAGAATCCTACTGACTGACAGCCTCAGTAAggttttacatccattcttaAGAAACACTATTCAATGAAAAGCAAATGGCGACTGGGTGTCagtcactgacattcttcttCTTGACTGGCACGGAAAAAGTCACAAAGGTATGAAACGACCTGAGGggagtaaacaatgacaaaattttcctatttgggtgaactttactTTTGAAGATGGATTAGCTCTGCATTCAATTCAACTTCAGAATGTAATGTATACCATAGTGCAGAAAAGTTTCAAAGCAGGAATTAACATGACTAATTAAAAGGGAAATTCTGTAATTGTTCAGCGATTATACACCCTTGAAGTATTACATTTACACTAGAATATGATACCACACGGGACCCAATTAACAATGGTGATTGTTGAAATTAATCCAGTCATGGCTTGTTTTTTAATTCTCCTTTCTGGCAATAGTAAACATGCTATCAGTACAAGCCAGCGTTACAATAAGCTTGGACGCAAGCCCACTACAGCATGAAAGCAAGTATCCTGAGAGATGCTTCGGCCATCCTATTACACCCTAATTATAATCTAAATGATTGTCAGTCAAACAAATCTGCTTTTCCTGCCAGCCTGTGTCCATTTTTTCCCTAATGCAAATAGGTAACATTGGTGTTGCATTTGCGAAAATAAAAAGGTGTGGGCATCTTATATCAGCATTGAATCCTCAACCAAACATTATCAGGTGAGGTCAGAGGTCTGGGTAAAATACACATTCTCTGTGCTTGAAGGTCTCAGTATATGACCATGATAGGATTGTATCATTTGTACTTGGTCTTTCTGGCCTTCACAGCTGCACTGTTTTGTTATGAAAGGGTTTCGATTGGGTTCCTGACATAGAAACATCCTAAACACTTTTACAAGGGTATAGTTGGAAATAACTTCTAAAATCATAATCCTAAGGCATTATCTGTCTGTATCAGCAGAAGATCTAGGTATGGCACATTAATATTGTCATAACAAGAATCcatacaggtggttatgaaatATCACAGCAACCACTTTGCTTGAAGGCAAAACGTTTTCAAACCcatccaaaaaatattttcaaaaatgccACGTTCAGTGGAATCTATACCGTAAAAGCGTTTCTGCCAGATTCTGATCTCTAATTTTGGAAATGAGATATTCACAGGATATTCTTTCTCATAACATTTAAAGCTTATTAGAACTAACATGTTTGAATAATCATGAACCTTCCAATACACAATAGTGCCTAAATCACTTGGACACATAAGTTATGTATGAATATGAtacaaaaaagcataaaaacataaaattttttcattttttaaacgtGACTTAGTGAATTTAGCAGTTGTTATAAGTGTtttatgccacatgtcaaagaAAAAACGAGTCACAGGACAATGTAAATGGATGTGGGGTAATGTGTCTATATCCTACAGATCATTTTTGAAGCATTTTGTATTAACAGTTAAAAAGGTTATTTATTAAAAGCAGCAGTACACAACTTAAGATGCCAAAAGCGGCCTCTGCTAAACCAAAAGtgatttttaatgaatgtttccCACAGGTTGATGCAGGTGTTTTACTGAATATCTACAGGTGTTCTTCCAATTATGTTCCAACAACCAAAAAGTGGTCAACTTGTCACCGGTATGTtgactgttttattgtttccttgcaataaatgttttgtcGTTACCTGGAATGGAATGATATTCACCAATATGAACCTGTATGTAATCATTTCTTTACACGATCAACAACAGTGGTCCACACAtacaaagagaaaacaaaggTGCTGTTATCCATGCAAACCACTGGCACACAGGTAAGCTGCACCCACATAAAAGCAATTGCGTCACATAGCTTCAATACATATCAACTATATAATCAGCCTGAATAAGATTAATGACATTTACTAATGAAACTACGCTGATAAACGTAATGACCCAAGTGAGATCTAATGAAAACTAATTTGTTTCCAAACCTGCACTGCCACTTCTCCTATTTTAGAAGCAACTGTATATTTTCTTCTCTTGGCAAAAAACGATACTGCCCCTATAGACCTACACGTATACGCTTTGCGGAGAAGCTCCAAAAATTTGCCAGGttagttattttatgtttgctgTCAAGATCTCCCTCTACAGTGCCGCAAAGCAGCGAGCATAGCTCATCGTTTTACGAGCTGTGAAAGGCCATCTCGCCGCGCGCTGCTAACGAATAACAATCAGAGAGGGTCGCATAACTGTCAAATAGCTCCTGTAAAATGATGGAAAGCATCAAGTACCCTAATGCGGCCATGAGAAGGTCTGTAGTTTAAGATTAATAgcagtgtgtttttaaataaagggtaagataattataaaaaaaaaaacatgattaacaGCATGCGTCCTTTAC
Proteins encoded in this region:
- the LOC130411611 gene encoding leucine-rich repeat transmembrane neuronal protein 4 isoform X2, yielding MGFAMRHRWFMVPLLMQAWFSATPCFGDRPCPRSCRCDGKIVYCESSAFRDVPKNLSGGCQGLSLRYNSLASLKASQFVGLNQLIWLYLDHNYIANVDARAFQGIRRLKELILSSNKITLLHNTTFHLVPNLRNLDLSYNKLQALQPGQFQGLRKLLSLHLRSNSLKNLPSRLFQDCRNLEFLDLGYNRLRSITRNSMSGLTKLTELHIEHNQFSKINFFNFPRFSNLRALYLQWNRIRTMSEGLTWIWTSLQKLDLTGNDLQEIDAEVYRAIPNLQTLNLDSNKLINVSQEVVDAWASLTTISLAGNMWDCGAVVCPLAAWLRTFRGNKEINMICASPKEVQGEKVMDAVDASGVCRITSATASTVIIPSVPFVAFAQTPASSFVPTLKARDSRRGQGTSLKDATSSAPSQPAVPPPEQDFEPVSFHKIVAGSVALFLSVAMILLVIYVSWKRYPSSVKQLQENSAAARKRRKKSRETEHTLSTPLQEYYVDYKPNNSESTDVLVNGTGPCTYTISGSRECEGSRYIYSPGVRNLSVVQEGVIRGRRRLWQSHDRGECAGGKWDRLGGNKKGR
- the LOC130411611 gene encoding leucine-rich repeat transmembrane neuronal protein 4 isoform X1, whose translation is MGFAMRHRWFMVPLLMQAWFSATPCFGDRPCPRSCRCDGKIVYCESSAFRDVPKNLSGGCQGLSLRYNSLASLKASQFVGLNQLIWLYLDHNYIANVDARAFQGIRRLKELILSSNKITLLHNTTFHLVPNLRNLDLSYNKLQALQPGQFQGLRKLLSLHLRSNSLKNLPSRLFQDCRNLEFLDLGYNRLRSITRNSMSGLTKLTELHIEHNQFSKINFFNFPRFSNLRALYLQWNRIRTMSEGLTWIWTSLQKLDLTGNDLQEIDAEVYRAIPNLQTLNLDSNKLINVSQEVVDAWASLTTISLAGNMWDCGAVVCPLAAWLRTFRGNKEINMICASPKEVQGEKVMDAVDASGVCRITSATASTVIIPSVPFVAFAQTPASSFVPTLKARDSRRGQGTSLKDATSSAPSQPAVPPPEQDFEPVSFHKIVAGSVALFLSVAMILLVIYVSWKRYPSSVKQLQENSAAARKRRKKSRETEHTLSTPLQEYYVDYKPNNSESTDVLVNGTGPCTYTISGSRECEVPHQMSTLTFYRYEQPIVDYCQAHQPLRLNMSYEGPPQSMEGLEELPPRERSTIQAVALPAVPTLNTAPPGPCSPPSQRAPVEGPSISYPTTERSVSYPTTERSTSTLTFRR